One window from the genome of Actinoplanes teichomyceticus ATCC 31121 encodes:
- a CDS encoding serine/threonine-protein kinase, with amino-acid sequence MLSAGHLLDNRYRLDERIATGGMGDVWRGTDVVLGRVVAVKVLRTAMLDDPEFAARFYGEARMMAAFRHPGVVEVYDYAEAGDAGGPEKVAYLVMAFVEGEPLSNRVKDGPIPVEETMSIVAQAADALHAAHEAGIVHRDVKPGNLMVKPTGAVILVDFGVARSNALTSMTGLNSIVGTALYMAPEQVAKGNLTPGTDVYALGAVAYHCIAGRPPFDGDNALQVALRHLEDEPDPLPEHVPVEVRELIGRAMAKQPADRFPSAAEFAEAAYATLGNPQDWKRLTGTALIAPTSGAPTRPTPVSPAPAGAGPLTQPTMPRPRMSPAPPPMPAPAISSPAPRAQRGLMIAVIALFVLAGGLGVAFALTNKQDPADASPGGTGNQPTVVQTMETPEVSETLSEQPVVEETGSRRTVPTKKTRTPSPSPSLSVSSPTPGITSASPSPTPTETPSSATPSPSKTEEPDEEPTTTPTGTEDPGTDTQE; translated from the coding sequence GTGCTCAGTGCGGGACATCTCCTGGACAACCGCTACCGGTTGGACGAACGGATCGCGACCGGCGGCATGGGCGACGTCTGGCGCGGCACCGATGTGGTGCTGGGCCGTGTCGTGGCGGTGAAGGTGCTGCGCACCGCGATGCTGGACGACCCGGAGTTCGCCGCCCGGTTCTACGGCGAGGCGCGGATGATGGCCGCCTTCCGGCACCCGGGTGTGGTCGAGGTCTACGACTACGCCGAGGCGGGCGACGCCGGCGGCCCGGAGAAGGTCGCCTACCTGGTGATGGCGTTCGTCGAGGGCGAGCCGCTGTCGAACCGGGTGAAGGACGGTCCGATCCCGGTCGAGGAGACGATGTCGATCGTGGCGCAGGCGGCCGACGCGCTGCACGCCGCGCACGAGGCGGGCATCGTCCACCGGGACGTGAAGCCCGGCAACCTGATGGTGAAACCGACCGGCGCGGTCATCCTGGTGGACTTCGGTGTCGCCCGGTCCAATGCGCTGACCAGCATGACCGGGCTCAACTCGATCGTCGGCACCGCTCTCTACATGGCGCCCGAGCAGGTCGCCAAGGGCAACCTGACGCCCGGCACGGACGTGTACGCGCTCGGCGCGGTGGCCTACCACTGCATCGCCGGGCGGCCGCCGTTCGACGGGGACAACGCGCTGCAGGTGGCGCTGCGGCACCTGGAGGACGAGCCGGACCCGCTGCCCGAGCACGTCCCGGTCGAGGTCCGCGAGCTGATCGGCCGGGCGATGGCCAAGCAGCCGGCCGACCGGTTCCCCAGCGCCGCCGAGTTCGCCGAGGCGGCGTACGCCACGCTCGGCAACCCGCAGGACTGGAAGCGGCTGACCGGCACCGCCCTGATCGCCCCGACCAGCGGCGCGCCCACCCGCCCGACCCCGGTCAGCCCGGCGCCGGCCGGTGCGGGGCCGCTGACCCAGCCGACGATGCCCCGCCCGCGGATGTCGCCGGCGCCGCCGCCGATGCCCGCGCCGGCGATCTCCTCGCCCGCTCCGCGCGCCCAGCGTGGCCTGATGATCGCCGTGATCGCGCTGTTCGTGCTGGCCGGCGGCCTGGGTGTGGCCTTCGCGCTGACCAACAAGCAGGATCCGGCCGACGCCAGTCCCGGGGGCACCGGCAACCAGCCCACCGTGGTGCAGACCATGGAGACGCCGGAGGTGTCGGAGACCCTCAGCGAGCAGCCGGTGGTGGAGGAGACCGGCTCGCGCCGCACCGTGCCGACGAAGAAGACCCGGACGCCGTCGCCGAGCCCCTCCCTCTCGGTCTCGTCGCCCACGCCCGGCATCACGTCGGCGTCGCCGTCGCCGACGCCGACCGAGACGCCCTCGTCCGCCACACCCAGCCCGAGCAAGACCGAGGAACCGGACGAGGAGCCGACCACCACGCCCACCGGCACGGAGGACCCGGGCACCGACACCCAGGAGTGA
- a CDS encoding YbaB/EbfC family nucleoid-associated protein: MRREAPADWLARTVRDTMSRIDRINEARDRIAEISGAAESPGGEVRVVVTPAGLVRSLELSRTAYRLSPEVLADLIVETIRRAAADGASALTETLQPVAGADVDLQSRLQGYAGADEQTLNGARESLRAISREVLDRPAGGAAR; encoded by the coding sequence GTGCGACGCGAGGCTCCGGCGGACTGGTTGGCGCGGACGGTCCGCGACACCATGTCCCGGATCGACCGGATCAACGAGGCACGGGACCGGATCGCCGAGATCAGCGGCGCGGCCGAGTCGCCCGGCGGTGAGGTACGGGTCGTGGTCACCCCGGCCGGGCTGGTCCGCTCGCTGGAGTTGAGCCGCACCGCGTACCGCCTGTCCCCGGAGGTCCTCGCCGACCTGATCGTGGAGACCATCCGGCGGGCGGCGGCCGACGGGGCGTCGGCGCTGACCGAGACGTTGCAGCCGGTCGCCGGCGCCGACGTGGATCTCCAGTCGCGGTTGCAGGGCTACGCCGGCGCCGACGAGCAGACCCTGAACGGCGCCCGGGAATCGCTGCGGGCGATCTCCCGCGAGGTGCTCGACCGGCCGGCCGGAGGTGCGGCGCGATGA
- a CDS encoding protein-tyrosine phosphatase family protein codes for MNEEPGWESDGAGVLRLPSGRLVRGRGLREPMPSGHPPRFGVYLLGSAPPEFGWETRWVRWTDFWLPADPSYAKAVLAEALRRAGDERVEIACGGGRGRTGTALACLAVLDGVPAAEAVAFVRARYHRRAVETPWQRRFVARFPEIRAD; via the coding sequence ATGAACGAGGAACCCGGCTGGGAGAGCGACGGCGCCGGGGTGCTCCGGTTGCCGTCCGGGCGACTGGTGCGGGGCCGTGGGCTGCGCGAGCCGATGCCGTCCGGGCATCCACCACGGTTCGGCGTCTATCTGCTGGGCTCGGCGCCACCCGAGTTCGGCTGGGAGACACGGTGGGTGCGGTGGACGGACTTCTGGTTGCCGGCCGACCCGTCGTACGCGAAAGCGGTTCTCGCCGAGGCCCTGCGCCGCGCCGGCGATGAGCGGGTGGAGATCGCCTGTGGCGGCGGCCGGGGGCGGACCGGGACCGCGCTGGCCTGCCTGGCCGTGCTGGACGGCGTGCCCGCGGCCGAGGCGGTCGCCTTCGTCCGCGCGCGCTATCACCGCCGGGCGGTGGAAACGCCCTGGCAGCGACGCTTCGTCGCGCGCTTCCCGGAGATCCGGGCGGACTGA
- a CDS encoding DALR anticodon-binding domain-containing protein: protein MHDLAAAFSVFWERCPVLRAEPDVRAARLGLADLTARTLHTGMSLLGIEAPDEI, encoded by the coding sequence CTGCACGACCTGGCCGCGGCGTTCTCGGTGTTCTGGGAGCGGTGCCCGGTGCTGCGGGCCGAGCCGGACGTGCGGGCCGCTCGGCTCGGGCTGGCCGACCTGACCGCGCGGACCCTCCACACCGGAATGTCGCTGCTGGGTATCGAGGCCCCGGACGAGATCTGA
- a CDS encoding WXG100 family type VII secretion target — MSDGVAGTLYHGVQQAGNVLQRANGLVNTVNTVMDAILWPFVQPLIEIFEMCLGDPEQLQAKAQVWDSVAAELDRVADDVARQGQALAAGWKGEASTAAQRQLAEQEKDLREIGKRMREEARTLEQTAEMLAAYEDLLRDVIRELVEWLIVEWIVAQILAPETAGLSEVGFLGAAAPATSSLFAIRCLEILNELRKGLWYTRKYYHLWKEGSFAEKLAAKLIKKAVATPIGALTGLNHSVMGPFTTMAGDLMQYGVQVAAGEFDDRRSGVDGNDDPLRSRISEYVDPIADRADPYLDRAEETAEPYVRKVQETAEEYVTKVGETAERYLPR; from the coding sequence ATGAGCGACGGCGTCGCCGGCACCCTCTACCACGGCGTTCAGCAGGCCGGCAACGTCCTGCAGCGGGCCAACGGCCTGGTCAACACGGTCAACACCGTCATGGACGCGATCCTGTGGCCGTTCGTGCAACCGCTGATCGAGATCTTCGAGATGTGCCTCGGTGATCCCGAGCAGCTCCAGGCCAAGGCCCAGGTCTGGGACTCGGTGGCCGCGGAGCTGGACCGGGTCGCCGACGACGTCGCCCGGCAGGGGCAGGCGCTCGCCGCCGGGTGGAAGGGTGAGGCGAGCACGGCCGCGCAGCGGCAGCTGGCCGAGCAGGAGAAGGACCTGCGCGAGATCGGCAAGCGCATGCGGGAGGAGGCCCGCACGCTGGAGCAGACCGCCGAGATGCTCGCGGCGTACGAGGACCTGCTCCGCGACGTGATCCGCGAACTCGTCGAGTGGCTGATCGTCGAGTGGATCGTCGCGCAGATCCTCGCCCCGGAGACCGCCGGCCTGTCCGAGGTGGGCTTCCTGGGCGCCGCGGCGCCGGCCACCTCCTCGCTCTTCGCGATCCGCTGCCTGGAGATCCTCAACGAGCTGCGCAAGGGCCTCTGGTACACCCGCAAGTACTACCACCTGTGGAAGGAGGGCAGCTTCGCCGAGAAGCTGGCCGCCAAGCTGATCAAGAAGGCGGTCGCCACGCCGATCGGCGCGCTCACCGGTCTCAACCACTCCGTGATGGGCCCCTTCACGACCATGGCCGGCGACCTGATGCAGTACGGCGTGCAGGTGGCGGCCGGCGAGTTCGACGACCGGCGCAGCGGGGTGGACGGCAACGACGACCCGCTGCGGAGCAGGATCAGCGAGTACGTCGATCCGATCGCGGACCGGGCCGACCCGTACCTGGACCGGGCCGAGGAGACGGCCGAGCCGTACGTGCGCAAGGTCCAGGAGACCGCCGAGGAGTACGTGACGAAGGTCGGGGAGACCGCCGAGCGCTACCTGCCGCGGTGA
- a CDS encoding STAS domain-containing protein has protein sequence MTLSITTSTLADGAVEVSPRGEIDVENAYEIREAVAAQLADGSPVRIELNMQHVTFIDSVGISALVAAFQLAGVSGVKVVVTRPSRFAHKQLWVTGLLGLFGNPQPYQESAEPAGAVLS, from the coding sequence GTGACGCTGTCGATAACGACGTCGACGCTGGCTGACGGCGCCGTCGAGGTCTCGCCGCGTGGCGAGATCGACGTCGAGAACGCGTACGAGATCCGCGAAGCCGTGGCGGCCCAACTGGCCGACGGCTCCCCGGTTCGCATCGAGCTCAACATGCAGCACGTGACCTTCATCGACTCCGTCGGCATCAGCGCCCTGGTAGCAGCCTTCCAGCTCGCCGGGGTCAGTGGTGTCAAGGTGGTCGTCACCCGGCCGAGCCGGTTCGCTCACAAGCAGCTGTGGGTCACCGGGCTGCTCGGCCTGTTCGGCAACCCGCAGCCGTACCAGGAGAGCGCCGAGCCAGCTGGGGCGGTGCTGAGCTGA
- a CDS encoding GDSL-type esterase/lipase family protein, whose amino-acid sequence MPRRWHLAALALLAVFALACEGGAGAADPKPTITRSKAPAGYPASMAALGDSITAGVGSCLAYLACSRNSWATGAASGVDSHYRRILARHPKIKGHVHNFAEPGAEAGALAGQAARAVDAKAQYVTVLIGANDACAGRLRDMTPVATFRARVDRGLARLKKGLPQARVLVASIPDLYRLWQVGRDDERALRVWRTGGVCPTMLADPASTASDDDRRRRAVRDRIDAYDDELRKACAAYGSRCRWDGGRVHDVRFTLDLVSTIDFFHPNLAGQNELARVTYPRRFGW is encoded by the coding sequence ATGCCGCGTCGCTGGCACCTCGCCGCACTGGCCCTGCTCGCGGTGTTCGCGCTGGCCTGTGAGGGCGGCGCCGGCGCGGCCGACCCGAAGCCCACGATCACCCGCAGCAAGGCGCCGGCCGGCTACCCCGCCTCGATGGCGGCGCTGGGCGACTCGATCACCGCCGGGGTGGGCAGCTGCCTGGCCTATCTGGCCTGCAGCCGGAACTCGTGGGCGACCGGCGCGGCCAGCGGCGTGGACAGTCACTACCGGCGGATCCTGGCGCGGCACCCGAAGATCAAAGGTCATGTGCACAACTTCGCCGAGCCGGGCGCCGAGGCCGGCGCGCTGGCCGGGCAGGCGGCCCGGGCGGTCGACGCCAAGGCGCAGTACGTCACGGTCCTGATCGGCGCGAACGACGCCTGCGCCGGGCGGCTGCGGGACATGACCCCGGTGGCGACGTTCCGCGCCCGGGTGGACCGCGGGCTGGCCCGCCTGAAGAAGGGGCTGCCCCAGGCGCGGGTGCTGGTCGCCAGCATCCCGGACCTGTACCGGCTGTGGCAGGTGGGCCGGGACGACGAACGGGCGCTGCGGGTGTGGCGTACCGGCGGGGTCTGCCCGACGATGCTGGCCGATCCGGCGTCCACGGCGAGCGACGACGACCGCCGGCGGCGTGCGGTGCGGGACCGGATCGACGCCTACGACGACGAGCTGCGCAAGGCCTGCGCGGCGTACGGCAGCCGGTGCCGCTGGGACGGCGGCCGGGTGCACGACGTGCGGTTCACCCTCGACCTGGTGAGCACGATCGACTTCTTCCACCCGAACCTGGCCGGGCAGAACGAGCTGGCCCGGGTCACCTATCCGCGCCGTTTCGGCTGGTGA
- a CDS encoding bifunctional metallophosphatase/5'-nucleotidase, with amino-acid sequence MTLPNGVSRRGVLAASAAAAAAPLAFPASAQAGGKGPKPPKTPETYHLTVLGTSDTHGNVYNWDYYKDAEYDDSAHNDVGVAKLAALVNKLRAEATGGTLVLDAGDTIQGTPLATYYAKQEPITETGAKHPMARAMNVLHYDAITLGNHEFNYGLPLLNLWIRQLGFPALAANAVSAKTGKPAFTPYIIKKVSLGRHAPTLRVGILGLTNPGVAIWDKGNVEGKLKFLGMVETAARWVPIMRARGADVVILSAHGGDSGTSSYGDELPNENPSALIAQNVPGIDAILFGHAHNEVAQRFVTNTRTGAQVLLSEPSKFGQRLTRMDFTLVREHGRWKVTTKASATLNTNTVEADPKVLAAVRSQHAKTVAYVNQVVAASTTELSAATSRYEDTPILDYINRVQTDTVTAALAGTPYASLPVLSISAPFSRTAVFPKGDVKIKDVAGLYIYDNTLEAVVLTGAEVRAYLEYSAKYFRTLPVGAPVDLATLSDSSVPDYNYDTLSGVEYDIDISKPVGSRITRLQINGVDVAADAQFVVAVNNYRRSGGGAFPGIVKTQVYNEQKEIRQLLIDWAQAKGRIDPADFFVKNWQLVREGVPVTF; translated from the coding sequence ATGACGCTTCCCAACGGCGTATCGCGGCGCGGCGTGCTGGCAGCCTCGGCGGCCGCCGCCGCAGCGCCGCTCGCCTTCCCGGCCTCCGCACAGGCCGGCGGCAAGGGGCCGAAGCCGCCGAAGACCCCGGAGACGTACCACCTGACCGTCCTGGGCACCTCGGACACCCACGGCAACGTGTACAACTGGGACTATTACAAAGACGCCGAGTACGACGACTCGGCGCACAACGACGTCGGCGTCGCCAAGCTGGCCGCGCTGGTCAACAAGCTGCGCGCCGAGGCGACCGGCGGCACGCTGGTGCTCGACGCCGGCGACACGATCCAGGGCACCCCGCTGGCGACCTACTACGCCAAGCAGGAGCCGATCACCGAGACCGGCGCCAAGCACCCGATGGCCCGGGCCATGAACGTGCTGCACTACGACGCGATCACGCTGGGCAACCACGAGTTCAACTACGGTCTGCCGCTGCTGAACCTGTGGATCCGCCAGCTCGGCTTCCCGGCGCTCGCCGCGAACGCGGTCAGCGCGAAGACCGGCAAGCCGGCGTTCACCCCGTACATCATCAAGAAGGTGTCGCTGGGCCGGCACGCGCCGACCCTGCGCGTCGGCATCCTCGGCCTGACCAACCCGGGTGTGGCGATCTGGGACAAGGGCAACGTCGAGGGCAAGCTGAAGTTCCTCGGCATGGTGGAGACCGCCGCCAGGTGGGTGCCGATCATGCGGGCCCGTGGCGCCGACGTCGTCATCCTCTCCGCGCACGGCGGCGACAGCGGCACCTCCAGCTACGGCGACGAGCTGCCGAACGAGAACCCGTCCGCGCTGATCGCGCAGAACGTCCCGGGGATCGACGCGATCCTGTTCGGCCACGCCCACAACGAGGTCGCGCAGCGGTTCGTCACCAACACCCGCACCGGCGCGCAGGTGCTGCTCTCCGAGCCGTCGAAGTTCGGCCAGCGGCTCACCAGGATGGACTTCACGCTGGTCCGCGAGCACGGCCGCTGGAAGGTCACCACCAAGGCGTCGGCCACGCTGAACACCAACACGGTCGAGGCCGACCCCAAGGTGCTGGCCGCGGTCCGGAGCCAGCACGCCAAGACCGTGGCGTACGTCAACCAGGTGGTCGCCGCGTCGACCACGGAGCTCTCCGCCGCCACGTCGCGGTACGAGGACACCCCGATCCTGGACTACATCAACAGGGTGCAGACCGACACGGTGACCGCCGCGCTGGCCGGTACGCCGTACGCGAGCCTCCCGGTCCTGTCGATCTCCGCGCCGTTCAGCCGGACCGCGGTGTTCCCGAAGGGCGACGTCAAGATCAAGGACGTCGCGGGCCTGTACATCTACGACAACACCCTGGAAGCGGTCGTGCTGACCGGCGCCGAGGTGCGGGCCTACCTGGAGTACTCGGCGAAGTACTTCCGGACGCTGCCGGTCGGCGCCCCCGTGGACCTGGCGACCCTCAGCGACAGCTCGGTGCCGGACTACAACTACGACACCCTCTCCGGTGTCGAGTACGACATCGACATCAGCAAGCCGGTCGGCAGCCGGATCACCCGGCTGCAGATCAACGGCGTGGACGTCGCTGCCGACGCGCAGTTCGTGGTCGCGGTGAACAACTACCGGCGCTCCGGCGGCGGCGCGTTCCCGGGCATCGTGAAGACCCAGGTCTACAACGAGCAGAAGGAGATCCGCCAGCTCCTGATCGACTGGGCGCAGGCCAAGGGGCGGATCGACCCGGCCGACTTCTTCGTGAAGAACTGGCAGCTGGTGCGGGAGGGTGTGCCGGTCACCTTCTGA
- a CDS encoding DUF6250 domain-containing protein has product MRRASAAVTTGLVLAGLAVTPASAASRPTGPQQPKRIVESLDRGLVAVPAEGGGTFLSWRLLGTEYGAGVAFNVYRGSRRLNSRPITASTTFTDRSRGSGAYTVRAVVRGRERGASAAAFTPGDIPLAAAPGYYVQHAWPGDLDGDGRYEIVVSRLATDLDKPNYLEAYTLAGRQLWRVDLGPASYTRGGGNAANDPPPAAISGYGDVAGYRNDDNVTVYDLDSDGRAEVVVKTANGTTFADGAVIRSDDPLDQFVSVVDGRTGVERERVPVAADLAADGPSGGQYGVGYLDGVHPSLITKQVVRAGAKRGDFRVLFAAWDFDGRDLTRRWTFVRGAVGTSFHQLRVVDVDQDGRDEIADGNYVVNSDGTFRYVVPGAVHGDRFHIGDLDPKRPGLEGYAIQQTEGGIFTAFPWYYYDASTGERLLTGSHPDVPQDATLWDVPRGTTADIDPTHPGYEFWAATAAPDLPGAGVWSTAGKRISTATPSVNFRIWWDGDTGSELLDNTYVEKWDWRKRTSSKIFEPSGVVSSWRNAVPFYGDILGDWREEYLAETSDHTALRVFTTNIATSTRLYTLAHDPAYRLGWTVRGYLQSTLTGFYLGFGGKAPRRPNIRTTAAADRAWQVIAEDNFVTDSGRWSAELQSGGTVTARDGVLDVDVPGGATVWLKQELAGPYEIEYTATPIAAGGPNDLVTDLNSFWNARDARSPDDIFATTRHGAFAEYDHLRTYYAGQGANLNTTTRFRRYVGEPGNRPLIYDYTSPLIEANVGVHVRIAVDGSRIRYYSDDRLVFDYTDPDPYRSGWFAFRTVASHFHIQDFTVWRPPTAA; this is encoded by the coding sequence ATGAGACGCGCATCCGCGGCGGTCACGACCGGCCTCGTGCTGGCCGGGCTGGCCGTCACCCCGGCCTCCGCCGCCAGCCGGCCGACCGGCCCGCAACAGCCGAAACGTATCGTCGAGTCGCTCGACCGGGGCCTGGTCGCGGTGCCGGCCGAGGGCGGCGGCACCTTCCTGAGCTGGCGGCTGCTGGGCACCGAGTACGGCGCCGGCGTCGCCTTCAACGTCTACCGGGGCTCGCGCCGGCTCAACAGCCGCCCGATCACCGCCTCCACCACCTTCACCGACCGCTCCCGCGGCTCGGGCGCGTACACCGTCCGCGCCGTGGTGCGTGGCCGGGAGCGGGGCGCGAGCGCCGCCGCGTTCACCCCCGGCGACATCCCGCTGGCCGCCGCGCCCGGCTACTACGTGCAGCACGCCTGGCCCGGTGACCTGGACGGCGACGGCCGCTACGAGATCGTGGTGTCCCGGCTCGCCACCGATTTGGACAAGCCGAACTACCTGGAGGCGTACACCCTGGCCGGGCGGCAGCTGTGGCGGGTCGATCTCGGCCCGGCGTCGTACACCCGGGGCGGTGGCAACGCGGCCAACGATCCGCCGCCGGCCGCGATCAGCGGCTACGGCGACGTCGCCGGGTACCGCAACGACGACAACGTCACCGTCTACGACCTGGACAGCGACGGCCGCGCCGAGGTGGTCGTGAAGACCGCGAACGGCACGACCTTCGCCGACGGCGCGGTGATCCGCTCCGACGATCCACTGGACCAGTTCGTCTCGGTCGTCGACGGCCGTACCGGGGTGGAGCGCGAGCGGGTCCCGGTCGCCGCCGACCTCGCCGCCGACGGCCCCTCCGGCGGCCAGTACGGCGTCGGCTACCTCGACGGCGTGCATCCCAGCCTGATCACCAAGCAGGTGGTCCGGGCCGGCGCGAAACGTGGCGACTTCCGGGTCCTCTTCGCGGCCTGGGACTTCGACGGACGGGACCTGACCCGCCGGTGGACGTTCGTCCGCGGCGCCGTCGGCACCAGCTTCCACCAGCTGCGCGTCGTCGACGTCGACCAGGACGGCCGGGACGAGATCGCGGACGGCAACTACGTGGTCAACAGCGACGGCACGTTCCGCTACGTGGTGCCCGGCGCCGTGCACGGGGACCGGTTCCACATCGGTGACCTCGACCCGAAGCGCCCCGGCCTGGAGGGCTACGCCATCCAGCAGACCGAGGGCGGGATCTTCACCGCCTTCCCCTGGTACTACTACGACGCCTCGACCGGTGAGCGCCTGCTGACCGGCTCGCACCCGGACGTGCCGCAGGACGCCACGCTGTGGGACGTCCCGCGGGGTACCACCGCGGACATCGACCCCACCCACCCCGGCTACGAGTTCTGGGCCGCCACCGCCGCCCCGGACCTGCCCGGCGCCGGGGTCTGGAGCACCGCCGGTAAGCGGATCTCGACGGCCACACCCAGCGTGAACTTCCGCATCTGGTGGGACGGCGACACCGGCTCCGAGCTGCTGGACAACACGTACGTGGAGAAGTGGGACTGGCGCAAGCGGACCAGCTCCAAGATCTTCGAACCGTCCGGCGTCGTGTCCTCGTGGCGCAACGCGGTGCCGTTCTACGGCGACATCCTCGGCGACTGGCGTGAGGAGTACCTCGCCGAGACCAGCGACCACACCGCGCTGCGGGTGTTCACCACGAACATCGCGACCAGCACCCGGTTGTACACGCTGGCACACGACCCGGCCTACCGCCTGGGCTGGACGGTCCGGGGCTACCTGCAGTCCACGCTGACCGGCTTCTATCTCGGCTTCGGCGGCAAGGCCCCGCGCCGGCCGAACATCCGGACCACCGCCGCCGCGGACCGGGCCTGGCAGGTGATCGCCGAGGACAACTTCGTCACCGACAGCGGCAGGTGGTCGGCCGAGCTGCAGAGCGGCGGCACGGTCACGGCCCGCGACGGTGTGCTCGACGTCGACGTCCCGGGCGGCGCGACGGTCTGGCTCAAACAGGAGCTGGCGGGCCCGTACGAGATCGAGTACACCGCCACCCCGATCGCCGCGGGCGGCCCGAACGACCTGGTCACCGACCTGAACTCGTTCTGGAACGCCCGGGACGCGCGCTCCCCGGACGACATCTTCGCGACCACCCGCCACGGCGCCTTCGCCGAGTACGACCACCTGCGCACCTACTACGCCGGGCAGGGCGCCAACCTCAACACCACCACCCGCTTCCGCAGGTACGTGGGGGAGCCCGGCAACCGCCCGCTGATCTACGACTACACGTCGCCGCTGATCGAGGCGAACGTCGGGGTCCACGTGCGGATCGCGGTGGACGGCTCGCGCATCCGCTACTACAGCGACGACCGGCTGGTCTTCGACTACACCGACCCGGACCCGTACCGCAGCGGCTGGTTCGCCTTCCGTACCGTCGCCAGCCACTTCCACATCCAGGACTTCACCGTGTGGAGGCCGCCCACGGCAGCCTGA
- a CDS encoding extracellular solute-binding protein has protein sequence MPDLYSRRSFIAGVITSGMLSTTAGYLLTRRTPVTLTLVTGGDATGGRNLLINLWNRFHPDVTLEVLTVNSSTRDQYDTFAGTRADIYNLDVIHIPRLAARGRIAPIEAPDGITLLDPVQRISQVEEDSTRLWAVPFNTDVGMLFRRITDKRAPDPEPRIGDLIADARHPGQFAGQLAVEGSTTGEAFVINVLEQALAQDPTILDERGVVSTSLGQWQRALAPLADALRAGRIVTAAGEEATNAAFQERNLRYMRNWPVWYPAIDRVERDKKPGTAAIRLGRLPIGILGGQCLAVAADTEHRDRAEAVIRFLTGMPAQKLLATYGFAPTAAEAYNDPEVRATMPHLDIVRSAVEDAHPRPMRPGYADFAQVFRQHTVDYLYRRVELTDGFVEAMQKALR, from the coding sequence ATGCCGGACCTGTATTCGCGGCGCTCGTTCATCGCCGGGGTCATCACCTCCGGAATGCTCTCCACCACCGCTGGATATCTGCTGACCCGCCGCACCCCGGTGACCCTCACCCTGGTCACCGGGGGCGACGCGACCGGCGGCCGGAACCTGCTGATCAACCTGTGGAACCGGTTCCACCCCGACGTGACGCTCGAGGTGCTGACCGTCAACAGCTCCACCCGCGACCAGTACGACACGTTCGCCGGCACCCGGGCCGACATCTACAACCTGGACGTCATCCACATCCCGCGCCTGGCGGCCCGGGGCCGGATCGCGCCGATCGAGGCGCCGGACGGCATCACGCTGCTCGACCCGGTGCAGCGGATCAGCCAGGTCGAGGAGGACTCGACCCGGCTCTGGGCGGTGCCGTTCAACACCGACGTCGGGATGCTCTTCCGCCGCATCACCGACAAGCGGGCCCCCGACCCCGAACCCCGGATCGGCGACCTGATCGCCGACGCGCGGCATCCCGGCCAGTTCGCCGGCCAGCTCGCCGTCGAGGGCTCCACCACCGGCGAGGCGTTCGTGATCAACGTGCTGGAGCAGGCCCTGGCCCAGGACCCGACGATCCTCGACGAGCGCGGCGTGGTCTCCACCAGCCTCGGCCAGTGGCAGCGGGCGCTGGCCCCGCTCGCCGACGCGCTGCGCGCCGGGCGGATCGTGACGGCGGCCGGCGAGGAGGCCACGAACGCGGCGTTCCAGGAGCGGAATCTGCGGTACATGCGCAACTGGCCGGTCTGGTACCCGGCGATCGACCGGGTGGAGCGGGACAAGAAACCCGGCACCGCGGCGATCCGCCTCGGCCGGCTCCCGATCGGCATCCTGGGCGGCCAGTGCCTCGCGGTGGCCGCGGACACCGAGCACCGCGACCGGGCCGAGGCGGTGATCCGCTTCCTGACCGGGATGCCGGCGCAGAAGCTGCTCGCCACCTACGGTTTCGCCCCCACCGCCGCCGAGGCCTACAACGACCCCGAGGTCCGGGCGACGATGCCGCACCTGGACATCGTCCGGTCCGCGGTGGAGGACGCCCATCCCCGCCCGATGCGGCCCGGGTACGCCGACTTCGCGCAGGTGTTCCGCCAGCACACCGTGGATTACCTGTACCGCCGGGTCGAACTCACCGACGGATTCGTCGAGGCCATGCAGAAGGCGTTGCGGTGA